A window of Fusarium oxysporum Fo47 chromosome II, complete sequence genomic DNA:
TGGGAGAGGGGGTGGTCGTGGAGACATTGGAGGCATTGAAGGCCTAACACTGGCAACTGGTAGGTTCACACAAGTTCCTTGACGTGTTGTCTTTCTCTGTTGAAGACATATAAGTGTTTTCAAAGCTAATATTAACAAGGTACTCCCCGCACCCCGTCAAATCACGTTGATCGCGAACTATCTCGCCGTTTCCCCCCTATTCCGACATCCCTCTGGACTTTGCCACTCGATAAGCGCAAGCTATTGCTGCACATTTCACTTTTGATTCTTATCTCGCTTCAGGAGTATACTGCATATGCTCGTATGACTCTTCTGAACCTGACCTCATCCCTGAACCTCCCCTTGAAGGTGCTTcatgaggaagagaagcgcATCGCGGAGGGTTTCAGTCAACTTGCAGTTGACGCAGCCATAGAGCAAGCATCTGAACCGAATCAAGATGAGAATAAGCCTGTCCTAAAATCAAAGGCACGAATTGCTGCTATGACTGGTCCCTTCCGACTTGGAACACAGCTTATTGCTGTAGGTATCGGAACTCCCCATGGTGGGCTCGGACTACGACTTCCAAACGCTGCTGGTCTCCTGGGACCTATGGCAGATAACGGCCCTTCTACTGGCTCCATGCTTGGGATCTATATGGCAAGACCCACTGAGAAAATGATTGAGTCATTCTCCCGAGAGATCCAGGACTTTGGCCTTGTTCCTACCCGCGGAGGTCTTCAGAGGGATTATGTTGATGCAAAAGCTATCCCAGCCAGCTGCCGACGATTACGCTTGGTGATTGCTATGAATGGTTGGGTAGCAGACAAGGACAACCTCATTGGGCCTTGGAAGATTCTTGGAGATAATGGGGAGGTTTATGTTCTGCGATGGGAAATGAACGTACTCACCAACATAGGTACTGCACTTGAGACGGTTGTAAAAAGTTCAGCCTGGGCCGTTGCCAAGAAAGCTATATCTTCGCAAACAAGTACGTTGAAATTTCTTATGATTAGCGAGAAACACTAACATAAAATAGTTTTCAAAAGCCTTATCGAAGCCACCTGGCCAACCGAGCTCATGAAAGTGAGCAAGATCATTGATAACCCCTGGAGCATGGGCATGGTTCGCGCTGAGAAAGCCGGTGCGGTGCTGGCCGACGCTGTAATGCGCAGCAAGATTCAAGGAGACCGTCCTGTATCCCTTATTGGGTTCAGCTTGGCAGCCCGAGCTATCTATGTTTGTCTGATGATTCTTGCTGAGAGGCGTCAGTTCGGCCTCATCGATTCCGTCGTCTTGATGGGCACACCCGCTCCCTCAGAGAGTCGGGTTTGGTTGACCCTCAAGAGTGTTGTGTCTGGTCGGCTAATCAACGTCTTTTCAGAAAGCGACTATCTTTTAGGATTTCTGTATCGTACCTCCAACATTCACTTCGGCGTGGCAGGCCTGCAACGAATCCAGGGAGCAGATGGTGTCGAAAACCACGACGTTAGCAATCTTGTGAACGGACATTTGCGTTATTCCACCCTGGTTGGAAAGATCCTCAAGGATATTCACTGGGAGGACCTGGACCTGAACGCCTAGAAAGCGGAGAAGCTGCGCAGGACCACTTAGAACGAGAAAAGTGTCGGCATCATATTAGTCAGGACTGGACAGGATGAGAGTATCTTTGCTAGTGGAACACCAACAAGATTGCAGAAGCAAGGTTTATATGTAAGATTACACCAAAGTACACTTTAGATTCACATTCCCATAGGGGCAGGGTGGTCATTAAAGATATTCTTTCTTTGTATGAATCTCACAGCCTCTAACTCCCCCAATTCCAAAGCCTTGACATAGTGCAGCACTCCTGTCCCGCCCCTTATGCTGATGTGTATGCTAACGACAACTACCATGCATATGTACGTCTGTATGCTCTAGTTGAGAAATGGTGAACCCAAGCATCCAGCCATATTGAGCAAATCGGGGATCCAATATTTTGTCTATTATAGACGAGATGCAATGCCCTCTATTCCCTCCTTTCACtccaccttcttctcatttGGAACTGTGCGTGCTTATGCAGTAACATCTGACAGTTCCACCCTTGAAGGCCTTTACTTCTCCATGCTCTATTCGTCTAGAGCTTCTTGGTACTCGAGTCGTATATCTTTTCTCTTCcccaccatcaccacctaGATTATTACAAAACGTGGTATCGTACACAATAGACCCTCCTCATTTTGCTTTTCTGGCTTGTAATTGAACATCTTCTTGCTTGCCCAAGGCGAGGATGATTTGTGTTTTGTAGTCATTGCACAGTTACAGTCATGAGAAGCCTCTCATGTAAGTAATTGGTCCCTCGATATTTCATCCTCACGTCGGAGGGGTTGTGCCAAGCATACTAGGAACTTGCTTTCGAATGAGCCCGCGAGCACCTCGCCCTTCTACACGAGGCATGCCTTGAATAGAACGAGGCTCACGCATTAGAGATCTATCGAGACGTGCAGGCGTTCTGGTCACGACTGTTCGATACTCCCCTGGAAAGTTTCCTTTGGGTAACGGCACTGATGCAGTCCGCCAGATATGATCGGACGTGTCACCGAGCCAAGCAGGGATCTTGCTGTTGGAGCTGCCTCGAGGAGGGGCATAGCCACCATAAGTAGAGGCGCCATGAGATGCACGGATGGTGGAAAGGCGGGAAAGACCCGTCGATAACCCGGAACGGCCTCGGGCCTTCTTAGCCATGATGATCTCATCAAATACACGAATCGAGGCGTTATTGGCTGGCTGCATCTCTCGGTCGTGAATAAACTCATTGAAGCCTTTTGAGTTCAGAGTTAGTATTAAGACCGTTCAAACGTTAAAGAGGTGTGGCCTAAACTTACACTGTGTTTCCCGCATCATAGTAGCATAGTCGTGCTGATCATGCGGAAGACTTTTGATAAAACCATCCATATCAAAGGCATACAGCTGGCCGTTTGCTTTTTGCTGCTTTGAAGGTCGTCCAAGGTACTTGCGGTACGTATACAAGAGACTTGCAAGGCAGCGAACAAAGGCTGCTCGGATTCGATCAGGATGAAATGCCTCCGGGCAGACAAGCGAAGCATGGCCGAGACATCTGCCGTGGGAGAAGATCTTGCAGCCTGTGCACTTGTAAATGCCATCTCCCTCGGCATGGTCATTGCAAATATTGCAGATCGATGTGTTGTCCTTGGGGATCCAGTTGAAGCAATGACCCTCGACCCAAACTGTTGTCTCTGTGTTTCGGACAGGCTGGATCTGCATACTGGGCATGATAGTTGATGCCGCAAGCGTTGACTGTGCGTAGGTTGAAGGTGCATATCCATTTCCATATCCACCaccactaccaccaccaccaacaacggAGTTCTGAGAGTCCACCGAGATAGCTGAAATTGACAGGTTTGCTTGATGACCGTTGAGGAAGGGGAGGTTTGGCTTGTGATATGGCGGGTGCTTATCGATGCCAAAGGACGAGCTGCGTCGCATCTTTTCTTCGCCAAAATGTCCAGAGCGCTTCTCTCGAAGAGTCGCCGCCAAAGCAAAGCCAGAGTCGCTTCGAGAAACTGGCGTGGAGGGCATTGGCGGGAAGTTTATCGAAACAGGGGATACAGACGACTGAGGACTGGTTTTACCAGACTTGCTTGTGCTGGGTCTGTCCGATTTGCCGTTGTCCACCTTGGCCGAAGCGAAAGCATTGAACAGTGGTGGCAGGACCTCATTTGGCGGGTCTGGCTCGCCAAATCCCGAGGAGCTCTGGGACACCCATTTGCCTAGGGTGCTCTTGGGCGTCGCGGATCTGAAAAGCGCGGCATTCTCAGTGGAGAAGGCGTCATAGGGGAATGATTCCATGGCATAAGGAGGTGGTCCAGTTGTGACTCCATATCGCAGTTTGTGGGGCGCTGCGACCTGCAGAAGAGACATGAGTTTCCTTCGGGCCTGACGAGGAAGTCGAACGGGTTGTGATGTAGCATCAATAGTATCCTTGTCCAAGTCAACGAGCACATAATCGTCCTCGGGGAGTTCAATTCTATCGTAACGTCGCTCAATGCCGACGATATATGGGCAAGGCGCTTCGAGAGCCGACAGAAGTCGCGCAGGGAGGACGGGAATGAAAATACTTGACCATTTCAGGGGGTATAGCAGGTTTGCTAGTGCATGGCAGGCGAGGTGCAACATGCTGGTgtgagaggagaggaagatgattCGGGACTCGGCCATAGCATACTCGAACAGAGCGACAATGTTCTCAAGTGACAAGCAACGGAAGAGGGCATAGAGATCGATGGATCGCGAACCAGGGATCTCATTGTCTGCCTCCTTCCGAGCATAAAGTCGCAATTCGCGCACTCCTAGTTCAACCTGAGTCTTGGATCCTAGGGGATTGAATGCCTCGGTGCATAGGTTTACGACATATCGCTCAAGAGGTTGCCAGCGTCCCACGCTGGGTGAGCTTGGGGGAATTCTTAGGACACCCCCATCTGTCATGGGGGTAACGATAGCCTTAAGCCACTCTTTCCAGAAGGACATATTGGCTGCGTCTCGGCCCAAGATACCATATGCGCGAGGCGTCCAGAGTCCGCTCTCGCCAGCAGTGAGACCCTCGATCTTAGACGCGGCTCCATGTCTCAGGGGCCTAAGCATGTCCGTCATGAGGGTGATCTTTTCTTCCACAGTGCTAATTTCATCTTCGAGCCTCTCACGTGCTGGAGAGCCTGACGGGATTGTAGGGAGTTTTGCAAGGAGTTGTGAAAGATGGGTGCGTTCACCAGCCAAGCGAACTCCCAAGCTAGCTGCCAGCTctcgctcttcttcagacATGTGACTTTGGCGCCATTGCTCGCACTTCTTTTCCACTTCCTCTGCCACCTCGGCATTGAGAGCAGTCCAGATGATAATAGTTATGCCGTATAGCTTGGAGTTATCGTCCGAGGTCATAGTAAACCCATGCCATGTAGATCGAGGTCGGTCATCGGACGAAACAATCTGAATGTCGTTGGGAAAAGCAAACATGGGCACATAGTCAGGAAATTTCCCACGTCGAGCAATCTCATCTGTAGCCTCCTGAGGAGGATATCGGTCAAGAAGGACCGGTTCAAAGCGTCGTTTGAGAGGATGCATATCGGGGTCGGTGTTAAGGGGTTCGGGGGGAGGGATTACGGAGTTGTAATTGCTGAGTCGTCTCGTGGTTCGGATCGAGGCTATCATTATAAGTTAGCGAACGTCCCTGTATTCGCCTGACAGTTTGATAAGATCAAACCCCAGAGCATGACGAAAACAAACCTGCGCGACTGGTGCTGATCCTGTTGCTGGGTTGCTTGCGCACACTGTTCATATCCCTAAAGCTCATCTTGCGGCGGATGCTACCCTTAATGCTCCTGAGAGGACTCAGTCTACCGCTGTCGCTTTCCTCTGCCTTGATCCTCTCTGCCCGAGGATTCACCATTGGTGCACGAGCTTGCACTTTTGCGCCCGCACTGAATGACAGGTCCTCGAGAAATACCTCTCTCTCAGCGGCAAATTTGACCAGAGCCTTATCAAAGTCGAAGTCGCCCATCAGCATGGAGCCCTCACCAAGGATGCCGCTGGGGCCGGCATTTTGGCCATTGGTACTGCTGTGGCCATTA
This region includes:
- a CDS encoding uncharacterized protein (of unknown function-domain containing protein), coding for MARGGRGSPVPRRPVDLTGIVSIAEKNDLTTLITAITEKLHNDISVIFDSPPVKPTLGDLGDIGHHHWLALSLKTNGKENIKPRAPSMCKPVAAVSQKSANISQSPDKDNSENIMPQLRELKKEALIFFRKWQSIFLQRLRDISVMEPNGSQSNSRGRGRGTARAARGGRVARGGRGGGRGDIGGIEGLTLATGTPRTPSNHVDRELSRRFPPIPTSLWTLPLDKRKLLLHISLLILISLQEYTAYARMTLLNLTSSLNLPLKVLHEEEKRIAEGFSQLAVDAAIEQASEPNQDENKPVLKSKARIAAMTGPFRLGTQLIAVGIGTPHGGLGLRLPNAAGLLGPMADNGPSTGSMLGIYMARPTEKMIESFSREIQDFGLVPTRGGLQRDYVDAKAIPASCRRLRLVIAMNGWVADKDNLIGPWKILGDNGEVYVLRWEMNVLTNIGTALETVVKSSAWAVAKKAISSQTIFKSLIEATWPTELMKVSKIIDNPWSMGMVRAEKAGAVLADAVMRSKIQGDRPVSLIGFSLAARAIYVCLMILAERRQFGLIDSVVLMGTPAPSESRVWLTLKSVVSGRLINVFSESDYLLGFLYRTSNIHFGVAGLQRIQGADGVENHDVSNLVNGHLRYSTLVGKILKDIHWEDLDLNA
- a CDS encoding AEX-3 domain-containing protein — its product is MENSSTPLADYFWIAGVESVSYHDPNSQPAPVVVPVESTIVEDGESEDEDTNGDQPKAKARHSRQGSANRLSRISLTDRFSIHTLDETDGNTKSNRSSATIRAINPPNFGNTNGNGNGHSSTNGQNAGPSGILGEGSMLMGDFDFDKALVKFAAEREVFLEDLSFSAGAKVQARAPMVNPRAERIKAEESDSGRLSPLRSIKGSIRRKMSFRDMNSVRKQPSNRISTSRAASIRTTRRLSNYNSVIPPPEPLNTDPDMHPLKRRFEPVLLDRYPPQEATDEIARRGKFPDYVPMFAFPNDIQIVSSDDRPRSTWHGFTMTSDDNSKLYGITIIIWTALNAEVAEEVEKKCEQWRQSHMSEEERELAASLGVRLAGERTHLSQLLAKLPTIPSGSPARERLEDEISTVEEKITLMTDMLRPLRHGAASKIEGLTAGESGLWTPRAYGILGRDAANMSFWKEWLKAIVTPMTDGGVLRIPPSSPSVGRWQPLERYVVNLCTEAFNPLGSKTQVELGVRELRLYARKEADNEIPGSRSIDLYALFRCLSLENIVALFEYAMAESRIIFLSSHTSMLHLACHALANLLYPLKWSSIFIPVLPARLLSALEAPCPYIVGIERRYDRIELPEDDYVLVDLDKDTIDATSQPVRLPRQARRKLMSLLQVAAPHKLRYGVTTGPPPYAMESFPYDAFSTENAALFRSATPKSTLGKWVSQSSSGFGEPDPPNEVLPPLFNAFASAKVDNGKSDRPSTSKSGKTSPQSSVSPVSINFPPMPSTPVSRSDSGFALAATLREKRSGHFGEEKMRRSSSFGIDKHPPYHKPNLPFLNGHQANLSISAISVDSQNSVVGGGGSGGGYGNGYAPSTYAQSTLAASTIMPSMQIQPVRNTETTVWVEGHCFNWIPKDNTSICNICNDHAEGDGIYKCTGCKIFSHGRCLGHASLVCPEAFHPDRIRAAFVRCLASLLYTYRKYLGRPSKQQKANGQLYAFDMDGFIKSLPHDQHDYATMMRETQCFNEFIHDREMQPANNASIRVFDEIIMAKKARGRSGLSTGLSRLSTIRASHGASTYGGYAPPRGSSNSKIPAWLGDTSDHIWRTASVPLPKGNFPGEYRTVVTRTPARLDRSLMREPRSIQGMPRVEGRGARGLIRKQVPSMLGTTPPT